In one window of Leptospira sp. WS92.C1 DNA:
- a CDS encoding cbb3-type cytochrome c oxidase subunit 3 — translation MELELIQIYKFARLPLLVLAITLITFYVYNRKRKTQMEDPKFRMLEED, via the coding sequence ATGGAACTCGAACTGATTCAAATCTACAAGTTTGCAAGATTGCCTCTGTTGGTTTTGGCGATCACACTAATCACCTTCTACGTCTACAATCGGAAGAGAAAGACGCAGATGGAAGACCCTAAGTTTAGAATGTTAGAAGAGGACTGA
- a CDS encoding cbb3-type cytochrome c oxidase N-terminal domain-containing protein, producing MTHNPNQEFDGIRQADNPLPNWWKWIFVACVVAALVYSIYFHKYSSWEQDVAYENEVKEHEEKFPKAIAVTSDDGSNPLRGNTNAIAEGEKTFKTICAACHGPTGQGLVGPNLVDSEWIHGSSDSEVYATIMKGIAFDKAKLGRGPMPPHENSLGSEKVYQVMAWLASQNKSLKASR from the coding sequence ATGACTCATAATCCCAATCAAGAATTTGACGGTATCAGACAAGCAGACAACCCGCTTCCCAATTGGTGGAAATGGATCTTTGTGGCCTGTGTGGTTGCAGCTCTTGTGTATTCCATCTATTTTCATAAGTATTCAAGCTGGGAACAGGACGTTGCTTATGAGAACGAGGTCAAAGAACACGAAGAAAAATTTCCAAAAGCGATCGCTGTCACCAGCGACGATGGAAGCAATCCTCTTCGCGGAAATACAAACGCGATCGCCGAAGGTGAAAAAACCTTTAAGACGATCTGTGCGGCCTGTCACGGTCCGACTGGACAAGGTCTGGTTGGCCCCAACTTAGTCGACTCGGAATGGATACACGGATCTTCGGATTCGGAAGTCTATGCGACGATCATGAAAGGGATCGCGTTTGATAAGGCAAAGTTGGGAAGAGGACCGATGCCTCCGCACGAAAACTCGCTCGGATCCGAAAAGGTCTATCAAGTGATGGCTTGGCTCGCGTCTCAGAACAAAAGCCTCAAGGCTTCGCGGTAA